The Ziziphus jujuba cultivar Dongzao chromosome 7, ASM3175591v1 genome includes a region encoding these proteins:
- the LOC107425706 gene encoding uncharacterized protein LOC107425706 produces the protein MTTKPAKIQYVHMVYDEEDNQHFCRSLSFNRIRSRRWRQSSMGTALTAVAALIISTSAWLSLVFSGTTTLCWSHLKHWDGSLSLHSSPSYQNHQQHQQILAVSPPLQNIIPKSPHHHSASTTNKEMEMEKLSLRHIIFGIGGSSQLWRRRKEYVRLWWRPNEMRGHIWLDEPVPSEDGDGSLPPVMVSEDISRFRYTNPVGHPSGLRISRIITECFRLRLPDVRWFVLADDDTIFNVDNLVAVLGKYDPSEMVYIGNPSESHSANTYFSHSMAFGGGGIAISHPLAEALSTIQDNCLDRYPKLYGSDDRLHACITEIGIPLSRESGFHQWDIRGSAHGILSSHPVAPFLSIHHVGVVDPFYPGLSSLESLQLFMKAMRVEPTGFLQRSICYDREHRLTFLVSLGYVVQVFPNIVLPRELERSEQTFSAWNGISQRNEFDFDIRDPYKSICKKPILFFLNTIGRVGNATLGSYARARRKDDLKRKVLCFPRLPPLNNVQKILVLSYPLSKKWHLAPRRLCCKLNQTSEEIPTLLVGQC, from the exons ATGACGACCAAGCCTGCCAAGATTCAGTATGTTCATATGGTGTATGACGAAGAAGACAACCAACATTTTTGCCGTTCCCTGTCTTTCAATCGTATCCGAAGCCGCCGATGGCGCCAAAGCAGCATGGGCACTGCACTTACAGCCGTGGCGGCTCTCATTATCTCCACCAGCGCTTGGCTCTCTCTTGTCTTCTCTGGCACTACCACTCTCTGTTGGTCTCATCTCAAGCACTGGGATGGCAGCCTCAGCCTCCATTCTTCACCTTCCTACCAAAACCACCAGCAGCACCAGCAGATTTTAGCTGTTTCGCCTCCACTGCAAAACATAATCCCTAAATCTCCTCATCATCATTCTGCTTCCACCAcaaataaagagatggagatggagaAGCTTTCGCTGAGGCACATCATTTTTGGCATTGGTGGATCCTCGCAGCTCTGGCGAAGGCGTAAAGAATATGTGCGGTTGTGGTGGCGTCCAAATGAGATGCGAGGCCATATCTGGTTAGATGAGCCAGTGCCTTCCGAGGATGGTGACGGCTCCTTGCCCCCTGTGATGGTGTCCGAGGACATTTCGCGCTTCCGCTACACCAACCCTGTTGGTCACCCTTCAGGACTCAGAATATCCCGTATCATCACAGAGTGTTTTCGCCTCCGGTTGCCAGATGTCCGGTGGTTCGTTCTGGCTGATGATGACACCATCTTCAACGTGGATAACCTTGTTGCTGTTCTTGGCAAGTATGATCCGTCCGAGATGGTTTACATTGGGAACCCCTCTGAAAGCCATTCTGCCAATACCTACTTCAGCCATTCCATGGCTTTTGGTGGTGGAGGAATCGCCATCAGCCACCCTCTGGCCGAGGCACTATCGACCATTCAGGACAACTGCCTTGACAGGTATCCGAAACTCTACGGGAGTGATGATAGACTCCATGCCTGCATTACAGAAATTGGCATTCCTCTGAGTAGAGAATCTGGTTTCCACCAG TGGGATATTAGGGGTAGCGCGCATGGAATTTTATCCTCTCATCCTGTTGCACCATTTTTGTCTATTCATCATGTTGGAGTTGTGGATCCTTTCTATCCTGGCTTGAGCTCTTTGGAGAGTTTGCAACTTTTTATGAAGGCCATGAGAGTTGAACCCACTGGCTTTTTGCAGCGCTCTATTTGTTATGATCGTGAACACCGCCTTACTTTTCTAGTGTCTCTTGGTTATGTTGTTCAAGTCTTCCCAAACATTGTGCTCCCCCGTGAGCTGGAGCGCTCCGAGCAAACTTTCTCAGCTTGGAATGGTATAAGTCAAAGGAATGAGTTTGATTTCGATATCAGAGATCCTTACAAATCTATTTGTAAGAAGCCTATCCTCTTTTTCTTGAATACAATAGGAAGAGTAGGTAATGCTACATTGGGTTCATATGCTCGTGCTAGAAGAAAAGATGATTTGAAGAGGAAAGTTCTATGCTTTCCCCGTTTGCCTCCCCTGAACAACGTACagaaaattttggtgttgaGCTATCCATTGTCCAAGAAATGGCATCTG GCACCACGCCGGCTGTGTTGCAAACTGAACCAAACAAGTGAAGAAATTCCTACCTTATTAGTAGGACAATGTTGA